GAGACTGAAACTGTATTCGCTATTGGTGAAGGAGGTATTATAGATCCTACAGATGAAACCGAGAACAACGAAGATCAATGATAATCATTacaccttttttttttttgctaGCATTATACCCCTTCCCTACTTATATAgtttttgtttgtttgATACTTGGAACCCCGgaaataataataataataataatattaGGATACACAGTAAAAAGACATTAATACATCAAGCGTGATAATCGTTAAAACTCTGGTGCCATGTTCATATCAAACCAACCTAAAAAGTCGTCTCCATTTTCAGTCCAGTTGTCTCCACCTTGTTGCTGGAAGACTGAGTCGATGAACATGTCgttgttgaagaggtcTTGCTCTGGTGGTGTGCGTCCCCTTGAGTAGCTGTTGGTAGGGGTATTGGATGAACTCGAACTACCAACTGTTCCAATGCCATTACCTGTATATCTAGAACTGCCAGGAAACAAAGGTGGGGGAACCATTCCATTAACAGCCGCAGCCATGGAGGTCCCCGTTCCAGGAATATTCATTGCTGGAGCAACACCTGAATATGCCATCTCTGTTGTAGGCTGATCAGGATCggactttctttttccgGTTTTCAACTGCTTGTGGGAACCACCATTGACACGTCTAGACTTCCTATGGGCTTTGGGCTGAACATGTGCAGATTGGCCACCAGATCCATACACCTTCAAAGAACCTGTAGCCCCAAGCATGGCAAGCGGAATACCATTGATCTGGTTAGGTTTCGATAGTCCGGCAGCATTGGCGGATGCCTTGGCATTGATAATGGCCTGGTCAGTAGGAACCAATGTCGTCACAGTGGTTCCATCGGGTGTAGTGGTAGTCATTGTTTTGAAATCGTCTTGAGTGATTTGGTTATAAAATGGAAGAGGTggaactttcttctttgcagccttattctcttcagatTCGTGGTTCTTACCCTCCTTCTTATTCTGTGAGTCAATAATAAACCGTCTCCGGGCCTCGTGGATATTCCAAACGAGATCGTAGAACAACGATCCGGTCAAATGTGACCGCATTCGTACTATAATTCCTTCCCGACAAATAAACAACTCGGGATGCGTAATGATAGCAAAGTTCAACTTCTCGAGTACTGTGGCTGTTCTACTGATATCATTCTGAACATTCTTCCAAGCGGCAAGCATGTTTCTGAACAAGCGATGCACGGTAACCACAGATTGTCTAGCCGAATCAATATACTTTGGTAATAAATAAGGGGTCAAATGAAGACGGAAAAGAACGAATGCCGCTGTGGTCACCGAGTGACGAACGTAAATTGGATACTCTGTAAGTTGTCGGGTCTCAAGTAATTTGGACATCAAAGTCACAACTCTTGTAGCAGCAATGTATGCTTCGGTGACGAACTTAGTCTGATCCTCACTGGGCGTCTCCGGTAAGAATGCAAACAAACATATCATTAACTTCACATAGAGATAATAAATCTCTACAACGTTATCATCAATTTGCAATTTGAATACGAGTCTTTCCAattctctttcaagaatAGCCAAAGCACCAGCTCTATTGCGAGGTTCCATCAAACCGTCCGGGCTTGTAACACTTAATCCCATAACATTGACAAGTTTGGATTGAAATATCGCCAAGCTAATTAAGCAACGGAAATTTTTGGGTAGAGTTTGGTCCAATCTGGCTTTCTCCAATAGATAGTCTGAGTGCAGAGAAGGCGGGAGCCCTAGATTGGAGGACCAAAACTGTTCACAGAAAAACACGGCCAACCAGGTTCTGGTTCTCCATTTTTCGGCATCCTGCAATTCCACTTGGGTTCTGGAGAATTCCTGGATGAACTTACCCCTATGTAAACCCAACTGCATAGATAAGCACTTGGCCAATCCAACAAATCTGTAGGAACAATCATCCAACACTTTCTGGTTAGGAAAAGGCCATATTCCAAGGATAAGCAAGGATTGGACAATATGAGTAGATCTTGGAGTCCGAATCCAGCAGGTTTCAATAGCGAGTTGTTTGATTAGTGAGGCAAGCGACATGTACAACGTAGGCTCAGGGTCCGAAAGACATGCAGTGAGCATCACAGtccagaaaagaagctgtGACTGACGATAAAGCTCTACGGGATCATTGGATACCATAATCGGCAAGTAGGGCAGATAATAAACAATGAATCGTTTGTGCAATTCCATAGCTTTTCCCAGTGAAATTTTCACGTCCCCCAAGCAGAATTCGGTTATATCATTAGAAGAAGCCACTGTCTGAAGTAAGGGCTTTGTGATAACTGGAGTAATCAGTTGGTGTTGCTGTGATGGCTTCACGTTAACCGGGGGAAAATTGTCTTGTCGACTGTCGATAGATGACGTCTGAACTGACTGCGTAGATGCTGAAGTTggttcaatttgaagaggatttGCGTTCCTGAGGGCTTCTGCAATAAGGCTTTCGTTCTTCGTAAGAAGCTCAATCTTAGACCGAAGATCGTCCACATCATTACGCAACGACTGAATCTGTGATCCTTTCTTGGGACGAAACTCTGGATCAATCTCACACTTCAAATCCATTCGCTCGCACCTTGAACAAGGCATTGGAAATCGTTCTGATGCATTGCATTTAATCTTGTGTTGTCTGCAATGAGTGCACGACGTTACTGGACGATGTCCTGCAGGATGAGAATGCTTaataccttcttcttcttcttcctttctcctctttaatCTGTCACCGTTGGTGCCAATGCTATCGTCACTGCCGGCCTTCCGCTTACTTCCGGGGCCTTTAGTATGGATCCCCTGGTGCCCAGTCGAACCCTTAGAAAAGACATGTACAGAACCTCGAATCTTTCTGCCTCTTTTAGGTTTCTCGGTCTCTGTACCAATCATACCGTTGCTCACCTCAGCCAACAGCTGACTATTGTTTGCATTCTCAATTTTGGGACCATGATCCTTGGAATACATCTTGCCAGACATGCGAATTTCAAAACTGTTCTTTGTATGGATGGGTGTCTTGGTTTATTATTAGTCCCCCATCAATCCCGATCGGGTTATTATTCAAACAAGTCacttttcaatttcctgTAGCTTCCCACAAGATTATCCAATAGAATGTAATTAGTGATTACCGGTCGAACTGGTAAACATCTGAAACCAAGTGGGATGTTTAGAGTGAAGAACAACTTTAACCGCTCtgcaaaaaaaaagagaaaaaaaatttcatTATCCCACTCTCCTAGCTGACTAGATAACAAGACTCGACTAAGACTGTCTACTGAGGCTGTCTACTGAGGCTGTCTACTAAGGCTGTCTACTAAGGCTGTCTACTAAGGCTGTCCACTAAGCCTGTCCACTAAGTCTGCCCACTAAGTCTGCCCACTGCAGGAatccatttttcatttaCTTAAATAAGAAtaattttcaaattggGCACTCAGAATGCAGTGCTCACTTCTTTGTAGAAGCATACCTTAAATATGGTTTAACCTTCTTAAAGTTaccaaacttctctttGGCAGCCTCATCACtgagagaaggaggaataATGACATCATCTCCCTTCTTCCAGTTGACTCCCGTGACAACACCCAATTTGTCACCGGTCTGCAAAGAATCAATCACTCTCAACACCTCGTGGGTATTTCTACCAACAGAAGGAGGGTAAGTCATCACCAATCTGACCTTTTTGGTAGGATCAATAATAAAGAGAGATCTAATGGTGGCAATTGGACCCTTGTTAATATTCCGGAATGCCTCTTCAGTAACCATGTCATACAAGAATGCCACCTCCTTCTTCGTGTCTGAAAGAATCGGGAAGTTAAACTTCTTACCGCCCAAAGAGATATCTTGAATATCTTTGACCCAGTTTACGTGCTTGGTCAAATCGTCAGCCGATAGTCCAATCAATTTGACGTTTCTGGTATCGAATTCAGACTTTAAAGAGGCAAATTCGCCCAATTCTGTGGCACAAACCGGAGTGAAATCAGCAGGATGTGAGAACAACACACCCCATGAATTGCCTAAGTACTTGTAGAAGTCAAGGTCTCCAACAGTACTGGGGGCCACAAAGTTTGGAGCCGTAGAACCAATTCTAATTCTTGGTTGTTTGGCAGCATCGAAAGTCAAGAATCTAACTGATGATCGGGTGATCGGCTTTCTAGCGCAAAGTCTGAAATATGAGGTAAACATTATCAATTAAATGAAAGATCAATGAGGTAATAAGAAATCTATATAATTTTCCAACACTCAGCAAATCCTAACCTTATATACATCCATTCAGGCTGTCATAACGCCGTACCCCAATTTTATTATGCAGAGGCCATTGCGTGGCAATTCCTCTagaaagattcttcaaaacttcTACATCTCGAGACAGCACGTGTGGATTAAGTTTTCCACGACATCGGTGACGTGGTGCATACGATATTAATGTactatcaaaaagaatagGCTGCAGGTTTTGAAGAACACGCAAAAATAATTTAAGCCCGTAGCCAGGATTGAACTGGCGACCAACAGATTTGCAATCTGCTGCTCTACCACTGAGCTATACGTGCAAAGAACAATTTATTTGTGTCTAGTATATTTCTGACTGAATCGTTGACTGAGTAAGCAGGAAAATGTCTTGCAACGTAAGTTTCTTTATAAGAAGTCGTAACTTGGAATTGGCTTTTGCTAGTGTAATCTAACTTGATGATTTTGTGATTACATAAATTAATTTAATGTTGATTTCACCCCGTATTCAATTGAATCCTTAAGTTGGTTTTAGTCATCTTCGGAAGAATAGGGGTAATTCTCTTTGCCATGGTCTAGTGTATAAATCAAAAAATCTATTTTAGTATGGAAAGGATACAGTCTTTAATCCGCATGATTAGAAAAGAGCTATGTAGTAGTCCTCGGATAGAGCTTTTTACGGTATGATTTACAAATACATACGGTAACAAATTCAACTAATTTTCCGTTTTTGGTAACATATGGACTACGGTGGATTCATATAAAACTGAACCTATTTTCTTTAATACGTAATGAATGAAAAAAGTATAAAGGTGCACTTCAAAGAATAATTAAAAAATGATACACTTCAAGACCATCTTGAGGGTCCAAAATATCCATTCGATGGTACGGCTTCCATGAGGTCATTTTTCCATCTGCAGTATTGTCAAATACCTCGTTACCCCACCAATTAAGAGAGGCCCCTGGATATTGAAtacaaaaaaagataatAATACCTGAAACTGCAACACCAACGTCTAAGGCACAGGAAAGCACAAAATTGTACTTCATCCACCAGTTACCccatcttttcttgatgTAATAGTTGAAAACCCAGCTAACCACAAAGGCTGAAGTATAATTCAAACCAGTGGCAGGTGGATAATTACCCATAGCCCCAAAGAACACAACTGGGTTGATAAGATTTATGTACTTGTTTCTTGGaaatttcttcttcagaacCCAGACAAGAACCGTAACTACTGCTCCAATCCAGAACATATGCAAAAAGCCTGAATAAATCTTACCTGGACTAATGAGTCGTCTAGGGCCAACCAATCCCCAGATGACCGAAGCAGCAAAATTGGTTCTGCCTTGGGGGCAAACAAAATGGTCTGCCTGATCAGTAGTGCAGATTCCATCAACATTATTCAACATAAATATGAGAATTCCAACTTGAACAAATGCGCCAATACAGCATGAAATGAACTGGGCCCAAAATATGGTGCGCTTTGGAACTTTCATATAGTAGGAAAGCTTCATATCCTGCGAGAAAGCCATTGCCTGAGAAACTCCCGTATATGCGTAGAACTTCCAAGCAAGAGAAACAATTGGCTTTGGAGGAGTTAAAGCATAACCTGCGACTATCTGTCCCAAAACAGTCATACAATTTGTGTTAATATTGGTACGTGCATAAACAACGCCTATTGGAAGAATGAAAACTATGACCATCAATAGAGCAATAGTGATGCCCCATACAGGCCATTTGGAATCGTACTTTTCCATGGTGATGATTGTTGCAACGTACACAGCGATAGTTAGAGCAATATACCACCACCTTGGTACTTCAGGATATTTTTCCATTGCTCTGACATGCacatctttctcttggtGTCCTCGAAAACAAGAGTAAATATCCTTTCCATGCTCTAGTACAATGTAAACAATCGAAGATGTCAACACGGCATAGGATGTACTATATGCTATGGCATAAGTTGAAGCCAAAAAAGGAGGAGAATAGGCTTGATATTTTTGCTCATCTAAGGCTTTGCTAATCGAATTAAGAACCCTAGAACCATTGTACTCATTGCCTTGATTATCATACACCGTTGAAGAGGACATTGGCAAGTATGCAAAGTACATAGTGTTCGTATAGTAGAGAACCAAAGGAAGaataccaaagaaaataagCCAGCCTGCAATCGCCATAACTTGGGATGACATTGGAATCAAGAGAGGAGAGCCGTTACCATAAGCAATTTGGGCCCAGTCAAAAGTAATAGGACTAAAGCCTAAACCTTGAATCTGACCAAATAATTGGTTAACAACAACATTATTAGGAACAATCCAACAGATCCAGGTGAAGTAGGATAAGAATTGTGCCAAGAATCCAGGAAAGAAATAATAAACAAAGGAACAGGTGAATGCTATCAAGAAAAACCTTATTCGGGTCACATTCCAACCATTGGCAATTGGATTAACTTTACTATGAATAGATTCAAAAAGTGCTACATTGGCCAAGGTGCTTGGCCAATAATTGAAGGGGTCTTTTACAAGAATTGGGTTGAAAAGACCAGCAACACCCAAACCAAAAAGCTGACAAGTAAGCACCATAAGAATTTGATATCCCGCTGGAACTTGCATTCCATAAATATACTGTGCTTGAATAACATCGGTGGCCCAAGATGAAGTAAAGGAAATATTGGCCATAATAGTGATCAATGTGTGCTCCTTTTTATTGAAGTGCCTATCAGGATTTAAACAGAACTTTCCCAATTTACCAAGATCAAATGTTCTGGTCGGCAAAAATCTAGCAAGAAACTGACCACAAGGATAAGAGACCAATTGTGCAACCAAAGCCGAAACTGTAACACCAGGATAACGCATCGAAAAAAATTGGTTAATTCCTGAACCCACAATGGTAAAAATAATACCTAGGAACCAAGCCCGAAAGGTGTTGACAGGAAGAagttcatcatcataagGGTCTACAACTGCTCGCACCTCAGGCAATGGAGAGTCCTCAGCAGAAGGTTTGAGAATTTCCTCTGGACCATACTTCAGCATACGATCGACAGATTCTTCACTCTCTTTAGTTTCGACATCATTGGCTGGGTATACGCTTCCCtgttcaacaaattcaatTTCGCCAGTATCCACTTCATAGCTTCTCACTTGACTGGCATCCTTTTGGTCCGTAACTCTGTTTTGGATAGAGGATAGTTCATCCATGGCTAATTTAAAATGATTGCTCGAATCACATTTTTACGGCTCTGATTTATCCTGTATTTATAAGCATGTTCGTAAAAGAGGCAGGCATTCGCAAATAATtattcagaaagagataAGTTTAGAAAAAGTACCGCCACAAGGCTTATCTCTCGAAATCTAATGCATTTTATATTTAAGACAATACTGAATTCACTAATAGATTAGGCTATCAAAATGCAGACCAATAATACagttgaagacaaaaaTTAATCTATCCAGCACCTTATCTCTGACGTATATGCATTCGATGTGCTACGCAGCATTGTCTTTCAAAAGGTCTGCTCTAGAATTAAATACTTCATTATTAATCAGtgcttttcttctcataaTGCACGCTCTGTCAAGGCCGATTTTCATGCAATGTCATAATTGCGCATTTGGCTAAATGTAGCTATGCATGAAGCTAATCTGATTCCGAGGAtaaatttccttttttaGAGAATCCGCAAAAATTGTCCAGCTGAGGGAACTATTAGCGCAAAGTTACGTAGTTTCGGAGGATAAGACACCACGTTGTATTATTTTCTTATT
The sequence above is a segment of the Brettanomyces nanus chromosome 4, complete sequence genome. Coding sequences within it:
- a CDS encoding uncharacterized protein (EggNog:ENOG41) → MDELSSIQNRVTDQKDASQVRSYEVDTGEIEFVEQGSVYPANDVETKESEESVDRMLKYGPEEILKPSAEDSPLPEVRAVVDPYDDELLPVNTFRAWFLGIIFTIVGSGINQFFSMRYPGVTVSALVAQLVSYPCGQFLARFLPTRTFDLGKLGKFCLNPDRHFNKKEHTLITIMANISFTSSWATDVIQAQYIYGMQVPAGYQILMVLTCQLFGLGVAGLFNPILVKDPFNYWPSTLANVALFESIHSKVNPIANGWNVTRIRFFLIAFTCSFVYYFFPGFLAQFLSYFTWICWIVPNNVVVNQLFGQIQGLGFSPITFDWAQIAYGNGSPLLIPMSSQVMAIAGWLIFFGILPLVLYYTNTMYFAYLPMSSSTVYDNQGNEYNGSRVLNSISKALDEQKYQAYSPPFLASTYAIAYSTSYAVLTSSIVYIVLEHGKDIYSCFRGHQEKDVHVRAMEKYPEVPRWWYIALTIAVYVATIITMEKYDSKWPVWGITIALLMVIVFILPIGVVYARTNINTNCMTVLGQIVAGYALTPPKPIVSLAWKFYAYTGVSQAMAFSQDMKLSYYMKVPKRTIFWAQFISCCIGAFVQVGILIFMLNNVDGICTTDQADHFVCPQGRTNFAASVIWGLVGPRRLISPGKIYSGFLHMFWIGAVVTVLVWVLKKKFPRNKYINLINPVVFFGAMGNYPPATGLNYTSAFVVSWVFNYYIKKRWGNWWMKYNFVLSCALDVGVAVSGIIIFFCIQYPGASLNWWGNEVFDNTADGKMTSWKPYHRMDILDPQDGLEVYHFLIIL
- the PRX1 gene encoding peroxiredoxin 1; the protein is MYLLCARKPITRSSVRFLTFDAAKQPRIRIGSTAPNFVAPSTVGDLDFYKYLGNSWGVLFSHPADFTPVCATELGEFASLKSEFDTRNVKLIGLSADDLTKHVNWVKDIQDISLGGKKFNFPILSDTKKEVAFLYDMVTEEAFRNINKGPIATIRSLFIIDPTKKVRLVMTYPPSVGRNTHEVLRVIDSLQTGDKLGVVTGVNWKKGDDVIIPPSLSDEAAKEKFGNFKKVKPYLRYASTKK
- a CDS encoding uncharacterized protein (EggNog:ENOG41) → MSGKMYSKDHGPKIENANNSQLLAEVSNGMIGTETEKPKRGRKIRGSVHVFSKGSTGHQGIHTKGPGSKRKAGSDDSIGTNGDRLKRRKEEEEEGIKHSHPAGHRPVTSCTHCRQHKIKCNASERFPMPCSRCERMDLKCEIDPEFRPKKGSQIQSLRNDVDDLRSKIELLTKNESLIAEALRNANPLQIEPTSASTQSVQTSSIDSRQDNFPPVNVKPSQQHQLITPVITKPLLQTVASSNDITEFCLGDVKISLGKAMELHKRFIVYYLPYLPIMVSNDPVELYRQSQLLFWTVMLTACLSDPEPTLYMSLASLIKQLAIETCWIRTPRSTHIVQSLLILGIWPFPNQKVLDDCSYRFVGLAKCLSMQLGLHRGKFIQEFSRTQVELQDAEKWRTRTWLAVFFCEQFWSSNLGLPPSLHSDYLLEKARLDQTLPKNFRCLISLAIFQSKLVNVMGLSVTSPDGLMEPRNRAGALAILERELERLVFKLQIDDNVVEIYYLYVKLMICLFAFLPETPSEDQTKFVTEAYIAATRVVTLMSKLLETRQLTEYPIYVRHSVTTAAFVLFRLHLTPYLLPKYIDSARQSVVTVHRLFRNMLAAWKNVQNDISRTATVLEKLNFAIITHPELFICREGIIVRMRSHLTGSLFYDLVWNIHEARRRFIIDSQNKKEGKNHESEENKAAKKKVPPLPFYNQITQDDFKTMTTTTPDGTTVTTLVPTDQAIINAKASANAAGLSKPNQINGIPLAMLGATGSLKVYGSGGQSAHVQPKAHRKSRRVNGGSHKQLKTGKRKSDPDQPTTEMAYSGVAPAMNIPGTGTSMAAAVNGMVPPPLFPGSSRYTGNGIGTVGSSSSSNTPTNSYSRGRTPPEQDLFNNDMFIDSVFQQQGGDNWTENGDDFLGWFDMNMAPEF